In Sulfitobacter sp. W027, a single window of DNA contains:
- a CDS encoding XdhC family protein, with protein sequence MDRIPEQALEWAEAGQPVALATVVETWGSAPRRAGAQLAVAGDGTMMGSVSGGCVEGAVVVEALEALEDGRTRLLEYGVSDGDAFAVGLACGGTIKVLVEPIGPEALPLEMLRELVAKRTSRQAVAYEVALDGSTRHLTQDGHQDRFRRDRSGVEEDSGRFIAIHNPPLRLVIVGAVHIAQHLVRMAGEAGFDPIVVDPREAFGSSARFPDCRVINDWPDAALREIGLDARSAVVLLTHDPKLDDPALHVALASAAFYIGALGSTRTQASRLARLEEAGVAPDQAARIHGPVGLDIGAASPAEIAVSILAQMIQSLRRP encoded by the coding sequence ATGGACCGGATCCCCGAACAGGCGCTCGAATGGGCCGAGGCTGGACAGCCTGTGGCGCTGGCCACGGTGGTAGAGACATGGGGCTCGGCCCCGCGCCGCGCAGGCGCGCAGCTGGCCGTGGCGGGCGACGGTACGATGATGGGTTCCGTCTCGGGTGGCTGTGTCGAAGGGGCGGTGGTGGTCGAGGCGCTGGAGGCGCTAGAGGACGGGCGGACGCGGCTTTTGGAATACGGTGTCAGCGACGGCGATGCCTTTGCCGTGGGGCTGGCCTGCGGCGGCACGATCAAAGTGCTGGTGGAGCCAATCGGGCCTGAGGCGTTGCCCCTTGAGATGCTGCGCGAATTGGTGGCGAAACGGACAAGCCGGCAGGCCGTGGCCTATGAGGTCGCGCTTGACGGCAGCACCCGGCACCTGACCCAGGACGGACACCAAGACCGCTTTCGCAGGGACCGGTCAGGGGTGGAGGAAGACAGCGGGCGTTTCATCGCCATCCACAACCCGCCACTGCGCCTTGTGATCGTCGGCGCGGTGCATATCGCGCAGCATTTGGTGCGCATGGCGGGGGAGGCTGGGTTCGACCCCATCGTCGTTGACCCGCGCGAAGCCTTCGGCTCCTCCGCGCGTTTCCCCGACTGCCGGGTGATCAACGACTGGCCCGATGCCGCGCTACGCGAGATTGGCCTCGATGCCCGCTCCGCCGTTGTTCTGCTCACCCATGACCCCAAACTCGATGATCCGGCGCTGCATGTGGCGCTTGCGTCAGCGGCCTTCTACATCGGCGCGCTCGGCTCGACCCGAACACAGGCCAGCCGTCTTGCGCGGTTGGAAGAGGCGGGCGTGGCACCGGATCAGGCTGCGCGGATCCATGGGCCGGTCGGCCTCGACATTGGTGCTGCCAGCCCCGCCGAAATCGCCGTGTCGATCCTCGCTCAAATGATTCAAAGCCTGCGTCGCCCATGA
- a CDS encoding BolA family protein, with translation MPMQASEIEDLIRAAFPDAKITVEGNDGVHMAAMVVDESFRGMNRVQQQRAVYAALKGKMDGSNGDLHALALTTRTPD, from the coding sequence ATGCCCATGCAAGCCAGCGAAATCGAAGACCTGATCCGCGCGGCCTTTCCGGACGCCAAGATCACCGTCGAAGGCAATGACGGCGTGCATATGGCGGCCATGGTCGTTGACGAAAGCTTCCGTGGTATGAACCGGGTGCAGCAACAGCGCGCCGTCTATGCGGCCCTCAAGGGCAAGATGGACGGATCAAATGGTGATCTGCACGCGCTGGCGCTGACCACTCGGACGCCAGACTGA
- the grxD gene encoding Grx4 family monothiol glutaredoxin, whose protein sequence is MSDAANQIKEQITKNDVVLFMKGTKEMPQCGFSSRVAGVLNYMGVNFADVNVLADEGLRQGIKEFSDWPTIPQLYVKGEFVGGCDIITEMTLSGELDTLFAENGVAFDKDAADKIREANG, encoded by the coding sequence ATGAGCGATGCCGCCAACCAGATCAAAGAACAAATCACCAAAAACGACGTGGTTCTGTTTATGAAAGGCACCAAGGAAATGCCGCAGTGTGGTTTCTCCAGCCGCGTGGCCGGGGTGCTGAACTACATGGGCGTTAACTTTGCCGATGTGAACGTGCTGGCCGATGAGGGTCTGCGTCAGGGGATCAAGGAATTCTCTGACTGGCCGACCATTCCCCAGCTTTACGTCAAAGGCGAGTTCGTCGGTGGCTGTGACATCATCACCGAGATGACGCTGTCGGGCGAATTGGACACGCTCTTTGCCGAGAACGGCGTGGCGTTCGACAAGGACGCTGCAGATAAGATCCGCGAAGCCAACGGCTGA
- the rpiB gene encoding ribose 5-phosphate isomerase B, whose product MTVKPRIIISSDHADIALRQDIARHVAERGFEVEDIGPATAESTDYPKHGEAAARRIAAGEFDLGILICGTGQGIMMAANKVKGIRCGVCADTFSAKMIRAHNNANMLSMGARVIGGGLALEIVDAFLDTEFEGGRHGRRVDMITAIED is encoded by the coding sequence ATGACCGTGAAACCCCGCATCATCATCTCAAGTGACCACGCCGACATCGCCCTACGCCAAGACATCGCCCGCCATGTGGCCGAGCGCGGTTTTGAGGTCGAAGACATCGGCCCGGCAACGGCAGAGAGCACGGATTACCCCAAACACGGCGAAGCCGCCGCACGACGCATCGCAGCAGGGGAGTTCGACCTTGGCATCCTGATCTGCGGCACGGGGCAGGGCATCATGATGGCCGCCAATAAGGTCAAAGGCATTCGCTGCGGTGTTTGCGCCGATACATTCTCGGCCAAGATGATCCGGGCGCATAACAACGCGAATATGCTGTCGATGGGCGCGCGGGTGATCGGCGGCGGGCTTGCGCTTGAGATCGTGGATGCCTTTCTCGATACCGAGTTTGAAGGCGGGCGTCATGGCCGCCGCGTCGATATGATCACGGCGATTGAAGACTGA
- a CDS encoding MliC family protein — MRKLVRAALCALLWAAPAGAETTALTYLCDRGVAVPVVYVPDADPAVAVLYVEGRLIHLQIMPSGSGARYGWPSDGSSYEWWEHQGRARLGWHEGASDAVTPIYTDCVPQD; from the coding sequence ATGAGAAAACTGGTCAGAGCAGCCCTCTGTGCGCTGCTCTGGGCCGCTCCTGCCGGTGCTGAGACGACCGCTTTGACCTATCTTTGTGATCGTGGAGTAGCGGTGCCGGTGGTCTATGTCCCCGATGCCGATCCCGCTGTCGCGGTGCTCTATGTCGAAGGGCGGTTGATCCATTTGCAAATCATGCCCTCCGGCTCTGGCGCGCGATATGGCTGGCCGTCGGATGGGTCATCCTATGAATGGTGGGAACATCAGGGCCGTGCGCGCCTTGGCTGGCACGAGGGGGCCAGCGACGCGGTGACGCCGATCTATACGGACTGTGTGCCGCAAGATTGA
- a CDS encoding cell division protein ZapA, translating into MPEIRITIGGRQFEVACQEGEESYLHAAAKMLDDEARVLSDQVGRMPEARMLLMAGLLLADKTASVEDRIAEVRAELAEREAELTSLRNTKIEPERIEVPVVPQGVKDTLAEIAARAEALAAEIEEKSDK; encoded by the coding sequence ATGCCCGAAATACGGATCACCATTGGCGGCCGCCAGTTCGAGGTCGCCTGTCAGGAAGGTGAAGAGAGCTATCTGCACGCCGCCGCAAAAATGCTGGACGATGAAGCCCGTGTGCTGAGCGATCAAGTGGGCCGCATGCCCGAGGCGCGGATGTTGCTGATGGCCGGGCTGCTTTTGGCCGACAAAACCGCCAGCGTCGAAGACCGCATCGCCGAAGTGCGCGCCGAATTGGCCGAGCGTGAGGCCGAGTTGACCAGCCTGCGCAACACCAAGATCGAGCCGGAGCGTATCGAAGTGCCTGTCGTGCCGCAGGGTGTCAAAGACACCTTGGCCGAGATCGCCGCACGGGCCGAAGCGCTGGCCGCCGAGATTGAAGAGAAGTCGGACAAATGA
- the tkt gene encoding transketolase, with protein sequence MDLTALARANPDHWSKATAIRALTLDAVAAANSGHSGMPMGMADVATVLFEKHLKFDASNPLWPDRDRFILSAGHGSMLLYSLLHLTGYEQFPIEELKNFRQMGARTAGHPENFLADAVETTTGPLGQGIANSVGFAMAEEMLRAQYGSKVVDHHTYVIAGDGCLMEGVSQEAITLAGRHKLSKLIVMWDNNNITIDGPVTLSDNTDQVARFKAAQWHVIEIDGHNPDEIDAALTEAKASDLPTMIACKTHIALGHAAQDTSKGHGALTDADQMADAKKAYGWTTGPFEVPSDVKSAWEEIGKRGADARRAWEERFDKMPRAKRETFNRALALEAPKKMSATVKAFKKQITDSAPKMATRAASEKALEVLNPILPETVGGSADLTGSNNTKTSDLGVFDVDNRGGRYVYWGIREHGMSAAMNGMALHGGIRPYGGTFMCFTDYARPSMRLAALMQIPTAFVMTHDSIGLGEDGPTHQPVEHLAISRATPNTYVFRPADAVETAEAWEIAFTSKTTPSVLSLTRQGLPTVRLEHKNNNLTEKGAYVLADAEGKRQVILIATGSEVHVALAARDLLQAEGIGTRVVSMPCMELFAAQDEAYRKRVLPGGAVRVGIEAGMRQGWDQWLFGERGKYGKADFVGMDRFGASAPAEELFERFGFTAENVAEKAKALL encoded by the coding sequence GTGGATCTGACAGCCCTCGCACGCGCAAACCCCGATCACTGGTCCAAGGCCACCGCCATTCGCGCGCTGACCCTCGATGCCGTCGCCGCCGCCAATTCGGGCCATTCCGGCATGCCGATGGGCATGGCCGATGTGGCCACCGTGCTTTTTGAAAAGCACCTGAAGTTCGATGCCTCCAACCCGCTTTGGCCGGATCGTGACCGCTTCATCTTGTCCGCGGGCCACGGCTCGATGCTGCTCTATTCGCTGCTGCACCTGACCGGCTATGAGCAGTTCCCCATCGAAGAGCTGAAGAACTTCCGCCAAATGGGCGCACGCACGGCTGGCCACCCGGAAAATTTTCTTGCCGACGCGGTTGAGACCACCACCGGTCCGCTAGGCCAAGGCATCGCCAATTCGGTTGGCTTCGCCATGGCCGAAGAAATGCTGCGCGCGCAGTATGGTTCCAAGGTCGTGGATCACCACACCTATGTCATCGCCGGCGACGGCTGCCTGATGGAAGGCGTCAGCCAAGAGGCGATCACGCTGGCAGGCCGCCACAAACTGAGCAAGCTCATCGTGATGTGGGACAACAACAACATTACCATCGACGGCCCGGTGACCCTGTCGGACAATACCGATCAGGTCGCGCGCTTCAAAGCCGCGCAGTGGCATGTGATCGAAATCGATGGCCACAACCCCGATGAGATCGACGCGGCCCTGACCGAGGCGAAAGCCTCCGACCTGCCCACGATGATCGCCTGCAAAACCCATATCGCTCTGGGCCACGCGGCACAGGACACCTCGAAAGGCCACGGCGCTTTGACCGATGCCGATCAAATGGCGGATGCCAAAAAAGCCTATGGCTGGACGACTGGCCCCTTCGAAGTGCCCTCGGATGTGAAATCCGCATGGGAAGAGATCGGCAAACGCGGTGCCGACGCGCGCCGCGCTTGGGAAGAGCGTTTCGACAAGATGCCCCGCGCCAAGCGCGAGACGTTCAACCGTGCGCTGGCGCTGGAAGCGCCCAAGAAGATGAGCGCCACCGTCAAAGCCTTCAAAAAGCAGATCACCGACTCCGCGCCCAAGATGGCAACACGAGCGGCCAGCGAAAAAGCCCTCGAAGTGCTGAACCCGATCCTGCCCGAAACAGTCGGCGGCTCGGCGGACCTGACCGGCTCGAACAACACCAAGACCTCCGATCTGGGTGTCTTCGACGTGGACAACCGCGGCGGGCGCTATGTCTACTGGGGCATCCGCGAGCACGGCATGTCGGCGGCGATGAACGGTATGGCGCTGCACGGCGGCATCCGTCCCTATGGCGGCACCTTCATGTGTTTCACCGACTACGCGCGTCCGTCGATGCGTCTGGCGGCGCTGATGCAAATCCCCACGGCCTTCGTCATGACCCATGACAGCATCGGCCTTGGCGAAGACGGCCCGACCCACCAGCCGGTCGAGCATCTGGCAATCAGCCGCGCCACACCCAACACCTACGTCTTCCGCCCCGCCGATGCGGTGGAAACGGCAGAGGCTTGGGAAATCGCCTTCACCTCTAAAACCACGCCGTCGGTTCTATCACTGACCCGTCAGGGCCTGCCGACCGTGCGCCTGGAGCATAAGAACAACAACCTCACCGAAAAAGGCGCCTATGTCCTGGCCGATGCCGAAGGCAAACGTCAGGTGATCTTGATCGCCACCGGGTCTGAGGTGCATGTGGCCTTGGCCGCGCGCGATCTGCTGCAGGCCGAGGGCATCGGCACCCGCGTCGTCTCCATGCCCTGTATGGAGCTTTTCGCTGCGCAGGACGAGGCCTATCGCAAGCGCGTGCTGCCCGGGGGTGCTGTGCGTGTCGGTATCGAAGCAGGCATGCGTCAGGGCTGGGATCAATGGCTCTTTGGCGAGCGCGGCAAATACGGCAAGGCGGACTTCGTCGGCATGGACCGTTTCGGTGCCTCCGCCCCGGCGGAAGAACTGTTCGAGCGTTTCGGCTTCACCGCGGAGAACGTCGCTGAGAAAGCCAAGGCCTTGCTCTGA
- a CDS encoding DUF808 domain-containing protein: MSGLLALVDDVAAIAKVAAASVDDVIGQAAKAGSKAAGAVIDDAAVTPKYLHGFKAERELPVIWKITKGSLRNKLLYLLPAGLLLANFAPWAIPPLLMLGGAYLCFEGAEKVAHALGWGHGHEDYPDKEKVIEDPAHLEEQKAAGAIKTDFILSAEIMTIALSAIPESNFWMEAATLAAVAVMITVAVYGAVALIVKMDDLGLVMANKGRFALTRTLGRGLVRAMPGFLKLLTIVGTAAMLWVGGSIIIHGLEQMGFAAPYNWIHDIAVTVGHAVPAQFEGAVEWTTTAAIDGVFGLALGLLLIPVGEKIITPIWRKVFHKAAV; this comes from the coding sequence ATGAGCGGTTTACTGGCACTTGTGGATGACGTGGCGGCCATCGCCAAGGTTGCGGCGGCGAGCGTTGATGACGTGATCGGGCAGGCGGCCAAGGCGGGCTCAAAGGCGGCGGGCGCGGTGATTGACGATGCGGCGGTGACGCCGAAGTACCTGCACGGGTTCAAGGCCGAGCGTGAATTGCCGGTGATCTGGAAGATCACCAAAGGATCGTTGCGCAATAAGTTGCTGTATCTGCTGCCGGCTGGACTGCTTCTAGCGAATTTCGCGCCATGGGCGATTCCACCGCTGTTGATGCTCGGCGGGGCTTATCTGTGTTTTGAGGGGGCTGAGAAGGTTGCTCATGCGCTTGGCTGGGGACACGGCCATGAGGATTACCCCGATAAGGAGAAGGTGATCGAAGACCCGGCCCATCTTGAAGAGCAAAAGGCCGCGGGGGCGATCAAGACCGACTTCATCCTTTCGGCGGAAATCATGACCATCGCGCTGTCTGCGATCCCTGAAAGCAATTTTTGGATGGAAGCGGCGACATTGGCGGCGGTGGCGGTGATGATCACGGTTGCGGTCTATGGTGCGGTCGCATTGATCGTCAAAATGGATGATCTGGGGCTGGTGATGGCAAACAAAGGCCGCTTTGCCCTGACGCGGACGTTGGGGCGCGGCTTGGTGCGCGCGATGCCCGGCTTTCTGAAGTTGCTGACGATCGTCGGTACGGCTGCGATGCTTTGGGTTGGCGGGTCGATTATTATCCACGGGCTAGAGCAAATGGGCTTTGCTGCACCTTACAACTGGATCCATGATATTGCAGTCACAGTGGGCCATGCGGTCCCCGCACAATTCGAAGGGGCCGTGGAGTGGACTACAACAGCGGCAATCGATGGCGTCTTTGGTCTGGCTCTTGGCCTGCTGCTAATTCCGGTCGGTGAGAAAATCATCACGCCGATCTGGCGAAAGGTCTTTCATAAGGCCGCAGTGTAA
- the gap gene encoding type I glyceraldehyde-3-phosphate dehydrogenase, whose product MTIKVGINGFGRIGRCTLSHIAASGRDDIEVIKVNATGPLSTAAHLIKYDSVHGRFPGEITVDDGYMNLGQNDIEMMSSYNLEELDWSGCDVVLECTGKFNDGNKANVHLKNGAKRVLLSAPGKNVDKTIVYGVNDDQLTAADRMISNGSCTTNCLAPLAKVMHDAVGIESGLMTTIHSYTGDQPTLDRRHDDLYRARAAAMALIPTSTGAAKALGEVLPALKGKLDGTAMRVPTPNVSAVDLTFQASRDVTVEEINAAARAAAQGSMKRVLAYDPEQKVSIDFNHTEESCIFAPDQTIVVAGRTVRVLGWYDNEWAFSVRMADVAVAMGKLG is encoded by the coding sequence ATGACCATCAAAGTTGGCATCAACGGATTTGGCCGCATCGGCCGCTGCACGCTCAGCCACATCGCAGCCTCCGGGCGCGATGACATCGAGGTGATCAAGGTAAATGCCACCGGCCCGCTCAGCACCGCCGCGCATCTCATCAAATACGATTCTGTCCACGGACGTTTCCCTGGCGAGATCACAGTCGACGACGGCTATATGAACCTCGGTCAGAACGACATTGAGATGATGTCGAGCTATAACCTAGAAGAGCTGGACTGGTCCGGCTGTGACGTGGTTCTGGAATGCACCGGCAAGTTCAACGACGGCAATAAGGCCAATGTCCACCTTAAGAACGGCGCCAAACGCGTTCTTCTCTCCGCCCCGGGCAAAAACGTCGATAAGACAATCGTCTACGGCGTGAATGACGACCAATTGACCGCCGCCGACCGGATGATCTCAAACGGATCTTGCACAACCAACTGCCTCGCGCCGTTGGCCAAAGTCATGCATGACGCCGTGGGCATCGAGAGCGGCCTGATGACGACGATCCACAGCTATACCGGTGACCAGCCGACGCTGGATCGCCGCCACGACGACCTCTACCGTGCGCGCGCCGCTGCCATGGCGCTAATCCCCACCTCAACCGGGGCGGCCAAGGCTTTGGGCGAAGTGCTGCCTGCGCTCAAAGGCAAACTCGACGGCACCGCCATGCGCGTGCCCACGCCCAACGTCAGCGCAGTGGACCTGACCTTCCAAGCCAGCCGCGACGTGACCGTCGAAGAGATCAACGCCGCCGCGCGCGCCGCCGCTCAGGGTTCTATGAAGCGCGTGTTGGCCTATGATCCCGAGCAGAAGGTTAGCATCGACTTTAACCACACCGAGGAAAGCTGCATCTTCGCCCCCGACCAGACCATCGTCGTCGCTGGCCGCACCGTGCGGGTTCTGGGCTGGTACGACAACGAATGGGCCTTCTCGGTCCGCATGGCCGATGTCGCCGTCGCCATGGGCAAACTGGGCTAA
- the coaD gene encoding pantetheine-phosphate adenylyltransferase encodes MRIGLYPGTFDPITLGHIDIIRRAARMVDRLVIGVAINRDKGPLFSLEERVALIEAECVDLAAETGVEIVVHPFENLLIDCARDVGAQIIVRGLRAVSDFEYEFQMVGMNRQLDDSIETVFLMAEATHQAIASKLVKEIARLDGDVSKFVTPAVNEVLIERFARK; translated from the coding sequence ATGCGCATAGGCCTTTACCCCGGCACGTTTGACCCGATCACCCTGGGTCATATCGACATCATCCGCCGCGCTGCGCGCATGGTCGACCGGCTGGTGATCGGCGTGGCCATCAACCGCGACAAGGGGCCGTTGTTCAGCCTTGAAGAACGGGTGGCGCTGATCGAGGCGGAATGTGTGGACCTGGCCGCCGAGACCGGGGTCGAGATCGTGGTGCATCCTTTTGAAAACCTGCTGATCGATTGCGCCCGCGATGTGGGGGCGCAGATCATTGTGCGCGGCCTGCGTGCGGTCTCGGACTTTGAGTATGAATTCCAGATGGTTGGCATGAATCGCCAGCTCGACGATTCGATCGAAACGGTTTTTCTGATGGCCGAGGCCACCCATCAGGCGATTGCCAGCAAACTGGTGAAAGAGATCGCGCGGTTGGATGGGGATGTCAGCAAATTCGTGACCCCTGCAGTGAACGAGGTGCTGATTGAGCGGTTTGCGCGGAAGTAG
- a CDS encoding CBS domain-containing protein has protein sequence MLVSQILKTKPDDKVVTTKPGLLISEAAQMLSEKRIGTLVISTDGKTPDGILSERDIVRELGRQGAGCLQQTVESIMTTKLVTCSRNDRSDAILQQMTTGRFRHMPVLEDGELVGVISIGDVVKAQLQELSMEKQALEGMIMGR, from the coding sequence GTGCTGGTATCGCAGATTCTCAAGACCAAACCGGATGACAAGGTGGTCACAACCAAGCCGGGTTTGCTGATCTCCGAAGCGGCTCAGATGCTGTCGGAAAAGCGGATCGGTACGCTGGTTATCTCGACAGATGGCAAGACTCCGGATGGTATCTTGTCGGAGCGAGACATCGTGCGCGAGCTGGGCCGGCAGGGCGCTGGCTGCCTTCAGCAAACAGTCGAAAGCATCATGACGACGAAACTCGTCACCTGTAGCCGCAACGACCGCTCGGATGCGATCCTGCAGCAGATGACCACGGGGCGTTTCCGCCACATGCCGGTGCTGGAAGACGGTGAACTGGTCGGGGTGATCTCGATCGGGGACGTGGTCAAGGCGCAGTTGCAAGAGCTGTCGATGGAGAAGCAGGCCCTCGAAGGCATGATCATGGGGCGCTGA
- a CDS encoding LysR family transcriptional regulator produces the protein MDQNWDDLRLFLAVAREQSLSAAGKLLRLDPATLGRRMARLEKSLQTVLFVKSPQGYALTEAGSDLMQRAAKVEQAMRAASAGVPVQSDRLSGQIRVGAPDGAANYLLPQVCAGIAAQNPDLDVQIIALPRVFNLSRREADMAIGVSAPTAGRLVVQKVTDYKLHLAAADSYLARHSPVRSTADLAGHRIVGYIPDMIFDRELDYLADLGVNRVALASNSVSVQVRMIQQGGGIGVAHDFSLPATPGVRRILPDQVSLTRAFYLIRHVDDRRNARLSGFAEALAVGLRAETMRLEALAAEQAAPKA, from the coding sequence ATGGATCAGAACTGGGACGACCTGCGGTTGTTTCTGGCGGTCGCGCGGGAGCAAAGCCTGTCGGCCGCGGGCAAGCTCTTGCGGCTTGATCCTGCGACGCTGGGACGGCGTATGGCACGGTTGGAAAAATCCTTGCAGACCGTGCTCTTTGTGAAATCCCCGCAGGGCTACGCGCTGACGGAAGCCGGCAGCGATCTGATGCAGCGCGCCGCCAAGGTCGAACAGGCGATGCGCGCCGCCAGCGCCGGGGTGCCGGTGCAGAGTGACAGGCTGTCGGGCCAGATTCGTGTAGGTGCGCCGGACGGGGCGGCGAACTATCTCTTGCCACAGGTCTGCGCCGGCATCGCGGCGCAGAACCCGGACCTGGATGTGCAGATCATCGCCCTGCCACGGGTGTTCAACCTGTCACGGCGCGAGGCCGATATGGCGATCGGCGTCAGCGCACCCACGGCGGGGCGGTTGGTCGTGCAAAAAGTGACGGACTACAAACTGCATCTAGCCGCGGCTGACAGCTATCTCGCGCGTCATTCACCGGTCCGGTCCACTGCGGATTTAGCCGGGCATCGGATCGTTGGCTATATCCCGGATATGATCTTTGACCGAGAGTTGGATTACCTTGCCGATCTTGGTGTGAACCGGGTGGCTTTGGCATCGAACTCGGTGTCGGTGCAGGTACGAATGATCCAACAGGGCGGGGGGATTGGCGTCGCGCATGATTTCTCCCTTCCCGCCACGCCGGGCGTGCGGCGGATTCTGCCCGATCAGGTGAGCCTGACCCGCGCCTTTTATTTGATCCGGCATGTCGATGACCGCCGCAACGCACGGCTCTCGGGCTTTGCCGAGGCACTGGCGGTGGGGCTGCGGGCCGAAACCATGCGGCTTGAGGCGCTGGCCGCCGAACAGGCTGCGCCAAAAGCTTGA
- a CDS encoding CoA-acylating methylmalonate-semialdehyde dehydrogenase, whose amino-acid sequence MQEMTHYLNGEHVKGTSGRFADVMNPATGEVQAKVPLANGEELNKAVEYAAAAQPKWAATNPQRRARVLMKFVSLLNRDMDKLAEALSREHGKTLPDAAGDVQRGLEVVEYCIGAPELLKGDFTDSAGPGIDMYSMRQALGVTAGITPFNFPAMIPMWMFAPAIACGNAFILKPSERDPSVPLMLAELLEEAGLPKGIIQVVNGDKEAVDAILHHDVIQSVGFVGSTPIAEYIYATGCANGKRVQCFGGAKNHMIIMPDADMDQAADALIGAGYGAAGERCMAISVAVPVGDETADRLIEKLVPRIEKLKVGPYTSGNDVDYGPVVTAAAKANIERLVQTGIDQGAELVVDGRDFKLQGYENGYFVGPHLFDRATKDMDIYKQEIFGPVLTCVRAKDYEEAIGLAMDHEYGNGTAIFTRDGDAARDFANRINVGMVGVNVPIPVPLAYHTFGGWKKSVFGDLNQHGPDAFKFYTRTKTVTARWPSGIKEGGEFSIPVME is encoded by the coding sequence ATGCAAGAGATGACCCATTACCTGAACGGCGAACACGTCAAAGGCACCTCCGGGCGCTTCGCCGATGTAATGAACCCCGCCACCGGCGAAGTGCAGGCGAAAGTGCCGCTCGCCAATGGCGAAGAGCTGAACAAAGCCGTTGAATACGCCGCCGCCGCCCAGCCCAAATGGGCCGCGACCAACCCGCAGCGCCGCGCCCGCGTGCTAATGAAATTCGTCTCCCTGCTAAACCGCGACATGGACAAGCTGGCCGAGGCGCTGAGCCGCGAGCACGGCAAGACCTTGCCCGACGCCGCCGGTGACGTGCAGCGTGGCCTTGAAGTGGTCGAATACTGCATCGGCGCGCCCGAACTGCTGAAAGGTGATTTCACCGACAGCGCCGGCCCCGGCATCGACATGTACTCCATGCGTCAGGCGCTTGGTGTGACGGCAGGCATCACGCCCTTCAACTTCCCCGCCATGATCCCGATGTGGATGTTCGCCCCGGCCATCGCCTGCGGCAACGCCTTTATCCTGAAGCCTTCCGAGCGTGACCCCTCCGTCCCGCTGATGCTGGCCGAACTGCTGGAAGAAGCCGGTCTGCCCAAGGGCATCATTCAGGTCGTGAACGGCGACAAAGAAGCCGTCGACGCGATCCTGCACCATGACGTCATTCAGTCGGTGGGTTTCGTAGGTTCCACGCCGATTGCCGAATACATCTATGCAACTGGCTGTGCCAACGGCAAGCGCGTGCAGTGTTTCGGTGGCGCCAAGAACCACATGATCATCATGCCCGACGCAGACATGGACCAAGCTGCCGACGCACTAATCGGCGCGGGCTACGGTGCTGCTGGCGAACGCTGCATGGCGATTTCCGTGGCCGTGCCGGTGGGGGATGAAACCGCCGACCGTCTGATCGAAAAGCTGGTGCCGCGCATCGAAAAGCTGAAAGTCGGCCCCTACACTTCCGGCAATGACGTGGACTACGGCCCGGTTGTGACTGCCGCCGCCAAGGCCAATATCGAACGTCTGGTTCAGACCGGTATCGATCAGGGCGCGGAACTGGTCGTCGACGGGCGCGACTTCAAACTGCAAGGCTATGAGAACGGCTATTTCGTCGGTCCGCACCTCTTTGACCGTGCGACCAAGGATATGGACATCTACAAGCAGGAAATCTTTGGCCCCGTGCTGACCTGTGTGCGTGCCAAGGACTACGAAGAGGCAATCGGCCTTGCGATGGACCACGAGTATGGCAATGGCACCGCGATCTTTACCCGTGACGGCGACGCGGCACGTGACTTTGCCAACCGGATCAATGTCGGCATGGTCGGCGTCAACGTGCCGATCCCGGTGCCGCTGGCCTACCACACCTTTGGCGGCTGGAAGAAATCCGTCTTTGGCGATTTGAACCAGCACGGGCCGGATGCGTTCAAGTTCTACACCCGCACTAAGACCGTAACGGCCCGCTGGCCGTCGGGCATCAAAGAGGGTGGCGAGTTCTCCATCCCCGTGATGGAGTGA